The DNA sequence GAATCTTCCGTCATAACCAGATCTTTATTGGCCATGAGAAACCAGAAGAGCGGAACGCCCTGTTCCTTTAAGTACTTGGCCAGACTCACCATCTTGGCATACTCAAACAGCTCCTGGTAGACCGGGTAGGCGGCAGCAATCTGTTGGTATTGCTCGGTGAAGAATTTGGCAAAAGCCTCATCGGCGGGTTCGGCTTTGGCGCTCTTATCCTGAAAGCGATATTCGGTCTTCAGGGTCATGCGGCCATCGGCGAAGAGGAGCAGACCGTCTCCTTGGGTGAATTTCATCTCTTCCGGGACGAACCAGAACCGGCGGCTGGCTCCGAGATAACGCAGGCCGTGACTGGCAGTGAGGGCGTCCACATCCTTGAAGTTGGGCAGGTTGGGTTTTTCGGTGCCGACAGCCCACTTTTTCATGGTGTAATCGGCTTCCCGCATCACCCGGCCCAGGTCGTTGTTGATGACGTTACCGATGTAGCGCACCAGTTGTTTTTCTTCCCCTGGGGCTATGGGATCGATAGAAATGCCAGGGTCCTGATTGGTAAAGTAGACCGACCAAAGGGCAGTGATAAATTTACGGAAGGCCTCAGGGGCAAGTTGGGCGTTGGCACCGTCCACGACGAGGGAGAAGTTGCCTTGAGACAGGTTAACCCTAGCATCGCCAGCACCCTGAACCTTCGCCGCTCCGCGCAGCATGACGCCGCCGACGTTATGGGAAAAATTCTGCGGGGGTAGATTAGGATGGAAATCTACTTTGGGAATGGGACCGCTGAGGGAGGAGGGAGAAATGGGGAGGTCAGAGATGGCCTTGTCAGACATCGAAAATTTGCGGTTTAAGGAACAACCAATATTATGTGGTGGATCAGGGACTCCAATATTTCCCTGTTGAGAATATCCGGGCATTTGCCATCCTTCCAAAGGGACTTTCCAGGATAGGACAGGCTCTTGTGGTTTGGAACGTATTACCAGTTCCTTCAGAGCAGTGATGTCACCGTCTTTGAGGGTTGAGATTAAGGCCTTGATTTCAATACCACCGTCGATTTCCATAACCACGGATTGCTTCCCAAAATTCACCTTCTCTTCCCGTTTCAGGAGGTCATAGTCTTCCGGGGTTATAACCGCGTCTGGGGAATATTGCGAAAGCCAGAAGCTTACATCAGGTTTTTGGGCAAGGGAGCGAACCCCCTCTGCCAAACCTACAAGATCAAAAAGGACCTTCAATTTCCCTACCTCAGGGTGTGAGGCAGCGATATCCTGGAAGTTTTGGGTTAGCAAATCGGCGAAACGTTCACCGACGGCGTCATGAAACCCGGTGATATCTTCAACTTTTTTCCCATTGACAGAAGCGCTCATCACTTGAGGGACAACACCGATCAGGATATCTTTAATGACAAATACCCCCTCTCTTTTGGCCAGAGAGGAATTCAGGGGGTGGAACCAGAAGCGGGTGGAGACATTCTCGTCAACTCCTCGCTGACGGGCATCGTCCACAGACATATCGAAATATGACTTTGCTCCCCAGATATCGCTGGAAATAAGCCCCAGCCCCAATTTTTTTAAGACTAGGTCGGCTTCCAGGAGTTCCTTGCCAAACTTTGTATTGGCCAACTTACCTTCAAACCTTACTTTTTGCTTGGCGGTTTTCAGCGTGTCGGGGGTTTTATCAATGCTTACGGAGGGCCACACCTGATCCAGACAGCGGGCTCGCAAGGCTACCACAAAATCATCGAGATTGGCTTTATGGCCTCCCTTATTAACCTGACCGACCAGGATCAAATCATTGCTCTTCTCATCATAGATCATACCCACGAGGTTGGTAATACCCCCAAGCTCGATGACATCGGTATTCGCTCTACCGGTTTTTTTGACGAGACTCTCTGCCTCTTTTAAGGAATAGGCTACAAAAGGGCCTGCATGGGCATGATGAAGGGAAAAGATGAGCAGCAAAAGGAAAACTTTGCAACCGAACAAAAACCTCATCGTTCTCATAGAGCAAGTCCCTTTAAGGAATCCAGTCACTCTAACTAGTTGGTATGATTGTTACTTCCCCATAAGAGCACTGACATCTCTTTATTAGGCTTCTCTTATTTGGCGCCTGTCAGGATCTTTTATTCATAACTTAAGGCGAAGGGCACTTCGAAGGGCCAATCGCCTTCATCCAGGTGCGCGGCACTTAGGTTGGCGGTGACACCACCATAAGTATTCCCCTGAATGTCGATTCTCTGACCACCACCGATATCCACTTTAGCGCCACCAAGAGCTGTGCTCATATCTTTCCAAGTGTTGAAATTCTGATTTGTGGTCTTGAGCTGATGGACCTGGGTGCCTAGCCCCCCAACGCCCGCGCCTATTCCCTTGCCAGTTTCAACACCGATGGGTCCGAGATTGACCCCTGCCTTATTGCTCAATTCAAACTTGAAATCTTGGGGGATAGTTGCTGCAGCGAATTCCCCCCAGCCACCCGGGACATTCGTTTTTAATCCATTATTGATGTATGGTGCCAGCTTATCTTTGGCCCCGGGCGTAATATTACTATAGGTTTTTAATTCTGTTATAGCTTTATTGTACATGTTAATATCAGTTTTCTCGGCTACTTTGAGAGCAGAATGAAAGTTGTTGGCTGTTATCTGATTAGGATTCTGAGTAAATTCTTTAAAGCGTTTGGATAATTCGGTACCGAATTCCCCTTTGGCCATACGTATGAGTTTCTTTTCTTCCCATCCCCCCAAGTAAGCCGTGATGCGGCCGATATTGCCATCCACGATGCCTAAGCCGCAACCAGCTTTTTCCTTCGCCGTCTGGAAAATCTTCTTCGAATCCTCCAACTTCCCTAAAGCCACCTGGGCACACCCCTGTCCTACAAAGGCTAGGCAATAGTCCGGAGAATTCTGCAGTGCAAGGCCAAACCAACGGAGAGCCCCTTCGGCCCCCGCCTTTTTGCGAATATTGATGGTCCCGCGGTTAGTGTAGCCCTCGGCAAAATTCTTCCATATTGCAACTGCGGTTTCTAAATCATTGATGGCTTGCAACCAATTTTCATTCATTGCTTGGGTTACGCCCCTCGCATTCAGGGTCAGGACATGCTTGTTCTCAGGTGACAGGAATAAGGCTTTATCAAACGCCGCCATGGCCAGCTCCCGCTGGTTATTGCGAGCCAAGGCATCTCCTTGCAGGTATTGGGTAATTGCTTTGGTGGGATACTTTTGAGCAAGCATGTCAGAAAATAATCGCCAGGTCTCCCGGTCTTGGGGAGAGGACGCGCTCAAGAATAGGCATAGGGACTCATTGTTTTTATTTATAGCCAGGCCTGCATGCCCTTTAAGGAGACGTAGTACGGGAGAGGGGGTTTGCGGGCTGACGTCCTTGAGAAGTTCCCAAACTTGGGGCCAATTTTCTGCCAGCAGGGCCTGTTCCAGGGCCGGGGTGACTTCCTGGTCAGTTTGGGCCAGGGTAGATGAAGCGAGACTGAACAGGGCTGCCAACAGGAGGCAGGCGAGCAAGCCATGGCAGAGAAATCTGTCGAACTCTTTTAACCACCCAATTCTAAATCCCATGCAGTTCATTGTCTCCTCCTTTGATCGAGCACTATCAGCGTATTAAAACACTATCCGCAGAGATGCCAATCAGTTCCCCGGCGCCGGGGTGCCGCCGATGCGTTCATCCCGGCTGATGCTGCCGATGACGATTTCATCTCTCATAGAGGGCCACCAGCCCACTTCATAGCCTTGTTGGAAGGCCAGGTCGCGAGCCTGGCGAAAGAGGGCAAAAGAATTTTTGTGAACCAGGAAGATGGCCCGGTCATTGCTTTTATTTAAGGATTTCAAAGTCTTCAGGAAGGCGCCTTCAGGCTTCGGCAGGTCTTCGAGGGTCACGCCGGCGATTTTCGGTTTTCTCGTTTTGACCGTGACCGGGACGATATTACCGCCCGTCACAGTAGCAAACATATCCTTGGAATTATAAAAGTCCTTGTTGACGGGATAGAGTTTCTTATTAATGACCTGAAAGTAAAAATCATCTCGGGAAGACTCGGTGACAACGTGGAAGCTCCCTTTGGTTTGGCCCCTGTTGCCCAAGCGCTGCATTTCCTGTTCTAGGGCGGTGACTTTTCTGGTTTTGGCGGCCACTTCCTTTTGCAGCCGGTCACGATTCTCGCGGAGAAGCCTGGTCTGCTGGTGGAGGTCTTGGGCCCGGTCTTCCCATTGTTTGGCCTGAATTTCCGTCTGCTGGAATCTGTCCTGCTGTTTTCCGAGATCCTCAGTCAATTGGTGGTTCGCATCCTGCTCAGCCTTAAGGTCCTGATTGAGGAAGTCAATTTCGTTGAGAAGGATCGGCAACCTGGGATCAATAAATCTGGGCTCGCCGGGAATAATCATGGGGGTGGTGGCCAGGAGGATGATGCCGATGATGGTAAAAATCGGGTCCTGAAACATTTCCATGAAAGAAAACTGCTGCCTTCGCATGATTGTCCCTTAGTAGGCTAATTCCAGTTGCCACTCCGCGTTTACAGGCTCATAGGCCAGGGTTAGACCGGTTTTTTTAGCCTTCTCGAAAGCGGCCGCAAAGGTTTTAAAGCCGTCGGGGCGGACTAGCAGGACGATGCCGTCATGACCGCCGATTGTATCTTTTAAGGCCTCTTTTTTATTCAGATCGGACAGGCGGAGCGCTTTCTTCCCCGGATAGATAATGGCGGCGCTGGACTGGCAGTCTAAAAACAACGGGTTGGTGAGAGTGGTAGCGCCTTTAAAATCGCGCCAGCGAAAGACATTTAGATCTTTTCTGTCTTGGGCCAGTTGTACTTTTCTCTGTTCCAGGTCGGCCAATTCCTTCCTAAGCCGGGCAATATCCTCAGCCAGGGTATGATCTGGAAGTTCTTTCTGCAGGCTGGCGATCTTCTTTTCTTCAGCGCTGATCTTACCCCTGAGGTAGTCAACCTTGGCTTGCAGGGCCTTCCCCTGGTTTTGAAGCTGCTCTTTCGTGACGGCCAGACCCTGGCGCTGCTGAATGAGAGACTCAACGTCGGGCAGCTCTTCATTGCGTTCTTCAATGGCAGCCCCCAGGTTTAAGGTGGCCAGGGAAAAGGCCAGAAAGGCCACCACACCCACCAGGCAGACCAGGAGCAGCAGTACCTCAACATTATCATTGTCTTTCACGCCGGTTCCCTTCCAAGGGTTGGACGACGATCTCGTAACGGGGCGGATTGTTCAGGCTTTTTTGCAATCCCTCCATGTGGTGAATGAGTTCGGTAAATCCCGGTTCCAGTTTTTGCACCGTCTGTTTAAAGGCCTGATCAAGTTGGTGCAGGAATTTCTGCAACAGATCGCGCAGGAAGGCCTCTAATAGTCTGGGTTGGGCCGTAACATCAGGATTGGCGTGGGAGAGGCGGGAGATCAGGACGCGGGCTTTTTCATCCACCCGATCGACAAACAGCTCTTCTTTCCGGCGCAAGAGGGAAGACAACATCACCACGATAATGGTGTATCCCAAAGCCAGAAGAGTGGTATCAAAGGAGACGCTCAGGGAGGCAGCCAGGTCTTTTAAAAGGGTGCGGAGGGCTTCGATATTACCGGCAGTTTCAGAAAGCTCGGGGAATTTGGCCATGCCCAGGGAGAGCCCTACCACCGTCCCCAGAAAACCTAAGACCGGAATGAGTTGTTTCAAGGCGTTCAGGATGAGATGGCCGCCTTCAATCTGCTCCAGATCCCGGCGTGATAACTCCTGATTGAGACGCACCACCTCCTCCCCGTAGGTATAGCCCCACAACAATTCGCCCAAGCGGCGGAAACTGATGGGATTGTCGTAGGTAATCGCCAAACCCTGAATGGCCTCGAGCAGTTCTTGCGCCGATTCCGGCGTGATCTGTTCCTGAAGTTGATCGATGGAGACCTTGGTATCCAAAATTCGGCTTTCTTTCTTGAGGTCGACAGACTTGCTGACGACAAAAAGCAAGGCGGTGAAAAATAACCAGGTGGTGAGCGCCTGGACATACCAGCAGCGGAAAAAGAAGCTGCGCAGGAAGGAATCGGAACTGAAAAAAGAGATGGTCAGATAGAACAGGCCGGTTAAGAAGAGAGCAGCAAGAAAAACGAAGGCATTTGACTCGATGACGATCTTTTTCAGACTCGATTTCACGTTGCCACCTCAAGCTCAGGATTTTGGCACCACCGGCTAATAGTCCGGGACCAGCAGAATAACTGAGATGTTATCCCTGCCACCATTCTTGTTGGCCAGGGTAACCAACTTATCAGCCGCCTCCTGGAGATAGTCCGATCTGCGGCGCACGACTTTGTTGATTTTCTTTTCAGGAACCATATCGGTAAGACCGTCAGAACACAGGAGGACTATATCTCCGGGAATCAGATCAATGTTTTTAATGTCGGGACCTTGATACTCCGGACAACCTAAACATTGGGTAATAATGTGGCGCAGGCTGTGAGATTGGGCCTCTCGGGGAGACAGCAGACCGGATTTCACCATCTGACTGACATAGGAATGGTCTTCGGTTAATGGCATGATACCCCGGCTGTTAATAAGATAGGCGCGGCTATCTCCGATGTGAGCAATGTGGAGTTTTGGCGGAGTCAGGAGACCTACTACCGCGGTGGTGGCCATGCCGGTCAGCGATTGGTCTGCTTCGGCCCGGGAGAGCACTGCAGCATGGGCGTCAGCAAAGGCCTGCTGTAAAAGAACCGAAAAATCAGGTTCAGGGGATTCTCTGAGTCCATTCTGAATGGTTTGTTGAATACTCTCTGCGGCCAACTGGCTGGCTACCTCGCCCCCTTGGGCGCCGCCAACGCCGTCAGCAACCAGGTAAAGTCCCAAGAGCTGGTCAATCAGGAGGAAATCTTCGTTATGGGGCCGAATCTTTCCCGGATGCGAGCTGTAACCTAGTTTCATAAGCCGTTTTTCAAGATATCTTTGTAAAAAAAGAGGAGTCTAGCGCTTCCCAGATTGATGCTGTCGCCGTTTTTGAGTAAAACCCCCTGGGAATCAATCTGCCGGCCACCAACCCGAACCACGCTCTCGCCGATAGGTTGGATGATAAAACCGAGGTCATCGGTTAGAGGCTGAAAAACAATCCGGGCGTGCTTAGGGTTTATGGTGGCTGCATCAAAGAGATGCACATGGGCCTGTCGGTGCCGCCCCAGAAGACTCCGTTGTTCCTTGAGAGTAAAATATCGGGGCAGTTCCCGCCCTCCCTTCGCAGGACTACCAATATCCAACAGGACCAGGTGGGCAATAATATGGGGAGGAAGTTCGCGGTCACTAGTTTCGTTTATCTCAGGTAAGCCTCCCCGGTCAGCCTCGGGCGACAAGGCGCTAGGCGGGCTTTCTGTAGAGAGGGATGCACCGGAGGCAGGTGGAAGGGGTGTTGCCGTTTCCGGCAGACTTTCAATAAATTCTTCAAGCCGTTTCTGACCGTCAACCTGGCCGGAAGACTCGATGCCCACCTGCGGGTGCGGCGAGGATGGGACCTCTGCGGGCTGGATTGAAATATCATCTAGCCCACTCAGGGGCGAAGCTGGCGCTTTTTGTTTCCGCTGCCTCAATTCTGCCAGCTTCTTGAGGAGATCAGGGCCCGTATGGTCTTTGCCCATGTGATCGCTCCTTAATAACGAGTTCCGGTTAAGGGTCGGCGATCATAAAAGGCCAGGCTGACGCCGCCCAGGGTAATGGCATCCTGATCTTCCAGAGGGGCTGCTTCGGATATGGGTTTGTCGTTTAACTTTGTGCCACTAAAGCTACCCAAATCCTCTAGATGGTACATCTGCGTTTCGGCATCAAGGAAGATGCGGGCATGACCGGCGCGCTGCGGGTTGGGCCGGGAGACCGTATTATCAGAGAAAAGCAGGTAGATTCGGGCGTTATCATAAAGAGCCGGGTTTTCGTCGTCGTAACGCGTCAGGATGATTTCCTGATAGTGGAGATTCTTTGAGGAATCGAGCAGCGCAAAGAATATCGGCACCGGCGGGATGTTCAGACGCAGGCCCACTTCACCGGGGGAGAAGAGGACCCGGGTGGAGGTACTGGATCCACTCCCTGGGGAGGTTGCCATCACCGAGTGCGCCTTGCCTTTAAGCAAAACGCGTACCGGTTCGGGAAGTTTAGAGGTTACTTTCCAGCGCCGCACCAGGAACCAGATAAGAAGCCCCAGACCCAACAGGGCAACCCCGGCCACTAAGCCCTGCCATAAGGGCTCTTGCCACCATTCCGGTGGCGGCTGAGGTAGCTGGACCGGTTCAGGTAAGGGAGTCGGAGCGGTTGCCCGAGGCGAAGGTTCTAGTGCCGGGAGCGGCGGGACCTGGGGGATAATAATAGGGGCCGGAGGCGGCTGGGGCTGCGGTTCGGCGGCCACATACAGGAACCGACGCTGGGTGCTCAATTCCTGCCCGGCAACGGATAATTTGAGCTGGGAAGTATATACTCCCACCGGGTTTTCGTAGGTGAAGCGTAAGATATATTGATTTTTCAGGTAGTCTAAAACCGTCTGATACAGGTTAGTTAAATCTGCGGCCTGAGGAGTAGAGAGGAAAGCACCCTGACTGGCAGAGGCAACTTTTTGCAAGTAATCAACCTGGGCCTTAGAACCAAACCCCATAGCGTATATAGGAACCTGGGCACCTTTGATACGATCCAAGACGGCTTCTTCGGACACGGGGCTGCCTTCGTCCTTGCCGTCGGTGAGCAATATCACCGCTGCCCTGGTAGTTGGTGCCTGAACGGCTCTTTCCATGGCCTCCAGGGTAGCCTGATAGAGCCAGGTCCATTGCTCTTTGGCCTCGAGATGCTGTAGTTGCTCCCGCACCTCGTGCTTCTTGGCGGCGAAATCTGACAGGTGATAGACCCCCTGGCCAAACGTGATTAAGGCGACGTGATCATCTTTTTCCAGTTCATCGAGAAAGATGGCTGCGGCCTTCCTGGCTTCGGCCATGGGTTCGCCCTTCATGCTGCCGCTGACATCGATGGCCAGAACCACGCTTAAGGGGCTCTTGGCACTGGAGATAGGTTCCAGAGAGAAGTCTTTGATGGGCTGACCCTCGACACTGAGAGAGAAATTTTCCGGTGTCAGATTTTTAATGGGCCGGCCGGTTTTATCCAACACCGACAGGATCATCTCCACTGCGTGGTTCGGTTTGGATTGAATATCCAAAACGTGGAGTGCACCTAATTCCGCAGGCGTGGCCATTTGGGCCCAACAGAGAAATACTAGCAAGAATGCCAAAACCCGCCATATTACCACAGTAAATCCTCCCTGCACAGCATGATCATTAACTCGGCAGTAAGCAGCTGCAACCCTTAATACTGCCAGGTCCGGGACAACTCAGCCATAAATCTTCGGTGAGGTTACCGAAGGCTCTGCCTCCGACAGTATAACTCAATGTTTATCCTTGGAATCTTGCCCGACTGCCAATTAAGAAATTGATCAGTCGCCGGAAAATTTCGGTGGCAAGGGAGTTCTAGGTTCCTCCACTACGGGCGTCCGCTCATAGTCGTCTTCCCGCGACCGGGTTCTTTTCTTTGTTTTTTTCGGGGGTTTCTTCTTAATCACCGTTAAGTCGTCGAAAATCATCGGCACTTCGAGATTCATGCCGTTGACCAGACGGATTATTCTGGTACGATCCTCGGGGTTTTTTACCTTACCGGCAACCTTGATTCTATCTTTCTGAAGCAAAACCTCGATATTAGGGAAACCGCTGTCCCGAAGTTTGGTTTTTATGGCTTGGGACAAGACCAGTTTTTTGTTTTCTTGATTAACCGGAGGTGTCGCTGGCGCCGTGATTGGCTGGTTTGTCTCGGGAACCACCGGAGCGGGAGTAGAAACCCGGAGAACTGGGCGGGAAGCCGTGGTCGGAGCATTAGGGCTGAGAAGCTGAGGCTCTGTCAGAGTATCCTTTTTTGTTTCGGTTGAGGTCAGGCCCGGCGGAGGCGTTGGCTTGGCTGCCAGGGTTGGCGGTGGATCTGAAGGTTTAGGCGGTTTCGTTTCGGGCGCAGGAGGTGGAGGAAGGTCAGCCGGGCTATCTGAGGTGGGCGCCACGGGTTTGTTAGAGACCGCCAACTGCTTCTGATTCGGGGATTTTGGATGAGGTCCACCCGGACCATTCACAGACTTTCCCAACCCACCCCGTGAGGAAGTTCCTGGCTCAGAGGATGGTGGGGAAATATTTTTCCCGGATGGTGCAAGTGACTCGGCTGGAGACGGAAGTTTTGCTATAAGCTGCGGAGGTACCGCCCCATCGTGGTCTGGTCCCCTGGTCAAGGCGTTATAGATGATGGGAGAGGCTATAATAGCTATTAGAAGCAGCACAACATACGGCAGATGATATTTCCGCACGAATGTTAGCAGGGAGGAAGTCGGGGAGGACAGTGGTGCCGTTTTGGTGAGCCAGGGCGCTACCTTGGTGGCCTTCTCGCTGAACCCCGCAGCCGGAATATCTCCGGAAGAACGGTTTTTCAGGGAAGTTTCCAGGGCCTGGAAAAAATCTTGGATGGAAGCGAAACGGTCATCGGCGGACTTGGCCATAGCCTTAAAGACGACGTTCTCCAGGGCCGGAGTAATGTCGGCGTGGCCAAGTCTCAAGAGAGAGGCGGGGGGCTGATTGATATGCGAGACGATGATTTCATAATCCGAACCCTGGAAGGGCGGTTGTCCACTCAAGGTCTCGTACAGGGTGACACCCAGGGCATAGATATCCACCCGGTGGTCCGAGGGTTGGCACAATATCTGCTCCGGCGCCATGTAAAGCGGGGTTCCGGGGGTATGCCCGGTCCTGGTCAAGCGATGGCTTTCCTTCAGGTTGAGGGCAATACCAAAATCCATGACCTTGACAAGACCATCAGTAGTAATGCCGATATTCGACGGCTTGAGGTCCCGATGCACGACTCCCTTACTGTGAGCATAATGTATGGCCTGGCACACCGGACGGAAGATCGTCAGAGCTTCCTGGGCGGTAAGGCGTTTGCGACGTTTAAGCAAGGCCTCCAGGGTTTCGCCGTCCAAATATTCCATGACAATGAAGGCCTGTTCGGCAGTCTGCTGGAAGGAATAGACCATAGTGATGTGAGGATGATTTAATCTGGCCTGGTTTCTGGCCTCGTAACGGAACCGCTCCAATAATTGCCGGTCTTGGATCAGGTAGGAATGTAAAAACTTGAGGGCAACCAGCCGACCGAGGGCCAGATCTTCGGCAATATAGACCACCCCCATCCCACCGGGCCGGGAATCGATAATCTTATAGTCTTTCAGGTCGGGAGGTTTCATTAACGATTCAGCCGGTTTTGCGCCTTTTCAATCTGCCCGGAAAGTTCCGGTGGGGCGCATCTGAGAAAGGCTTCGTAGGAGTCTAGAGCTTCCTGGCGACGGCCGGTTTTTTCCAAAGCCACCGCACGATCATAATATGCCTGAGCCAGCCTCGGATTCAAAGCCAGGGCCTGATTGAAATCGGCGATGGCCAGATCGTATTGTTTCCTCTTATCATAGATGAGGCCGCGATTATAATAAGCATCCGCATCCTTGGGATCAAGGGAGACGGCTTTTTCCAAGTCAGCGACGGCTTGCTGCAGATGACCGGTAAAATAGTATACCTGGGCCCGATTATAATAGGCCTTGGCATAATTGGGATTCAAATCCAAGGCCCGGTTCAGATCAGACAAGGCTCGGTCATACATGCTTTGACGGGCATAGATGCCACCCCGGTTATTCAGACTTTCCACTGAGTCGGGATCTAAATCCAAAGCCCGGTTCAGATCTACCAGGGCCTGGTCGAATTGACCTTTCTTGGCCCAAGCCGTCCCCCGATCAACATAGGCCTTGACAAATTTCGGTCTGAGTTCCAGCGACCTGCTAAAATCAGCAATCGCATCGTCGATCTTACCCCGCTTTAACTGCAGGCCGCCGCGCTGGTAATAAGCATCGGCATTTTTAGGATTGATTTTTAGGGCATTTTGGATTTTGTCCCAGGCGGCCTGATCAGCAGCGCTCTCCGGAGGAGCGACGGGCCCGGCGGAGGGAGCGACAACCGGCCGGGTACTCGGCGGCACAGGGATGGCGGTATCCTGGGCGGACGGGGGTGAATAAGCAACTCGGCCAGACAGTTCTTTGGCCTTCTGAAAATCCTCCCTGGCCTGTTGCGTCTTATGCAGCATGTCATACACATTACCGCGGGCCCGATAAATCTGGGCGTCGGAAGGATTAAATTGCAATGCCCGGTTAAAATCGGCCAGCGCCTTTTCCAGTCGGCCTCGCCTCACTTGCGCCATACCGCGGTTGACATAGGCATCCCCTCGGTTGGGATCGATCCTCAAAACCGCATTAAAATCGGCAATGGCGAGTTCGTCCTGACCTTTGAGGGCATAAATCATCCCCCGATTAAAGTAGGCTTCCGGGAAGTTTGGATGGGCATTAATGACCTGGCTGAATTCGCTCACCGCCAGGTCATATTGTTTATTGAAGAAGTGGTCCACACCCTGGTTATAAATCGGTTTGATGCTGCGATCCAGGGAGGAACGGACAGTAATGAATTGCTCGGGCGGGGCTGATTCCCGCACTTCCCGGGAAGGGCGAGCTTCATCAGTTAATGCAGGCGGCACACTCTCTAGGGTCACGGGTATCTGCAGCCCCCGGGCCTTCTGAAAGTCTTCCTTCGCCAGATCAGAGCGCCCTAATTTTGAATAGGCAATACCCCGCAAATGGTAGACCTGGGCGTCACCGGGATTCAGTTCCAGGGCACGATTATAATCGGCGATAGCCTGGTCATAACGACCTCGGCGACTGTGAGCCATGCCACGATTGTAATAAGCGGCGGGGCGGACCGGGTCCAACCGCAGAACCGTACCGAAATCGGCAATGGCCAATTCCTCTTTTCCCAGCAGAGTGTAGATTAAACCACGATTATAGTAGGATTCCACATGATCGGGATGATTGGCGATGATTCTACTGAAGGTAGCAACGGCTAAGTCGTACTGCTTGGTATGAAAATAATCCACGCCCTGATTGTAGTCATCCATGACTGCCAGGTCTGATGATCTCGAGGAACCCCGCCGGCGGCTCGAAGCACGGCGGGAATAATCATCCCGGTCTTCCCAGTCTTCCTCAGATTGCCGTTGAGCCAGGAGACCGATCTCCGGGGTTGAACTGTCCACCACGCTTGCCGCGGCGAGCTCGAAGCCGTAACCGATGGCCGGCTCGCAGGTAACCAGGCAGACAAAGAAGAGCAAGAAGCCGTAAAAACAGACAGATTTTTTTCGACTGTATCGGTTCCTGACCATGGTTGACCCTCGGCAAATGTATTCAAATACTGTTAGCTCTTTTATACGGTCAGCCGGTCGAAAAAATCAATAAAATAATTCTTCCGGGAAAGTAGTCAGCTCAAAAAGATAGCATGGTTCACTTATTCTCTTGGTATCGAGCTCCTAGCCCGATCTTAATTTCCCGCTGTCTGTAATAACTCTTCGAACAATTTCGCCAAGTTCGGTAATTCTATAAGGTTTGGCGATGACTTCACAGAAACCATAGTCTTGGTAATTGGCCATTACCGGATCATCGTAATACCCGCTAGAAACGATCGCTTTCACCTGTGGGTCTATCTTAAGCAGCTCCCGGATTGTACTTTTGCCCCCCAGGCCTCCGGGAATTGTCAGGTCCAGAATTACCGCATCAAAAGGACTTCCTGACTTCTTAGCCTGGACAAATCTTTCGAGAACTTGAGAGCCCTCGCAGACAAGCTCCACGGTATACCCCAACTGCATCAGC is a window from the Desulfobacca acetoxidans DSM 11109 genome containing:
- a CDS encoding tetratricopeptide repeat protein encodes the protein MLAQKYPTKAITQYLQGDALARNNQRELAMAAFDKALFLSPENKHVLTLNARGVTQAMNENWLQAINDLETAVAIWKNFAEGYTNRGTINIRKKAGAEGALRWFGLALQNSPDYCLAFVGQGCAQVALGKLEDSKKIFQTAKEKAGCGLGIVDGNIGRITAYLGGWEEKKLIRMAKGEFGTELSKRFKEFTQNPNQITANNFHSALKVAEKTDINMYNKAITELKTYSNITPGAKDKLAPYINNGLKTNVPGGWGEFAAATIPQDFKFELSNKAGVNLGPIGVETGKGIGAGVGGLGTQVHQLKTTNQNFNTWKDMSTALGGAKVDIGGGQRIDIQGNTYGGVTANLSAAHLDEGDWPFEVPFALSYE
- a CDS encoding MotA/TolQ/ExbB proton channel family protein, producing MKSSLKKIVIESNAFVFLAALFLTGLFYLTISFFSSDSFLRSFFFRCWYVQALTTWLFFTALLFVVSKSVDLKKESRILDTKVSIDQLQEQITPESAQELLEAIQGLAITYDNPISFRRLGELLWGYTYGEEVVRLNQELSRRDLEQIEGGHLILNALKQLIPVLGFLGTVVGLSLGMAKFPELSETAGNIEALRTLLKDLAASLSVSFDTTLLALGYTIIVVMLSSLLRRKEELFVDRVDEKARVLISRLSHANPDVTAQPRLLEAFLRDLLQKFLHQLDQAFKQTVQKLEPGFTELIHHMEGLQKSLNNPPRYEIVVQPLEGNRRERQ
- a CDS encoding Stp1/IreP family PP2C-type Ser/Thr phosphatase; the protein is MKLGYSSHPGKIRPHNEDFLLIDQLLGLYLVADGVGGAQGGEVASQLAAESIQQTIQNGLRESPEPDFSVLLQQAFADAHAAVLSRAEADQSLTGMATTAVVGLLTPPKLHIAHIGDSRAYLINSRGIMPLTEDHSYVSQMVKSGLLSPREAQSHSLRHIITQCLGCPEYQGPDIKNIDLIPGDIVLLCSDGLTDMVPEKKINKVVRRRSDYLQEAADKLVTLANKNGGRDNISVILLVPDY
- a CDS encoding FHA domain-containing protein, with product MGKDHTGPDLLKKLAELRQRKQKAPASPLSGLDDISIQPAEVPSSPHPQVGIESSGQVDGQKRLEEFIESLPETATPLPPASGASLSTESPPSALSPEADRGGLPEINETSDRELPPHIIAHLVLLDIGSPAKGGRELPRYFTLKEQRSLLGRHRQAHVHLFDAATINPKHARIVFQPLTDDLGFIIQPIGESVVRVGGRQIDSQGVLLKNGDSINLGSARLLFFYKDILKNGL
- a CDS encoding VWA domain-containing protein, which translates into the protein MVIWRVLAFLLVFLCWAQMATPAELGALHVLDIQSKPNHAVEMILSVLDKTGRPIKNLTPENFSLSVEGQPIKDFSLEPISSAKSPLSVVLAIDVSGSMKGEPMAEARKAAAIFLDELEKDDHVALITFGQGVYHLSDFAAKKHEVREQLQHLEAKEQWTWLYQATLEAMERAVQAPTTRAAVILLTDGKDEGSPVSEEAVLDRIKGAQVPIYAMGFGSKAQVDYLQKVASASQGAFLSTPQAADLTNLYQTVLDYLKNQYILRFTYENPVGVYTSQLKLSVAGQELSTQRRFLYVAAEPQPQPPPAPIIIPQVPPLPALEPSPRATAPTPLPEPVQLPQPPPEWWQEPLWQGLVAGVALLGLGLLIWFLVRRWKVTSKLPEPVRVLLKGKAHSVMATSPGSGSSTSTRVLFSPGEVGLRLNIPPVPIFFALLDSSKNLHYQEIILTRYDDENPALYDNARIYLLFSDNTVSRPNPQRAGHARIFLDAETQMYHLEDLGSFSGTKLNDKPISEAAPLEDQDAITLGGVSLAFYDRRPLTGTRY